The stretch of DNA AAAGGTGCTACATCTTTATGGGCGGTATTGCACAGAATGCGGTCTTTATATCACCCGGCCCAGATGCCCCGGATATTAATAAAAAGGATATAGAAGAGAGGGCGCATGCGCTTCAGGAGTTGTATCACTTTTCATTCAGCATGCTCTCTGTTGCAAGGCAGTTCAGGTCGAGATATACGCCAAAGATCTCCGCAAAGGTGATTACTGATTCTAAAGATTCTTAGTATTATTCTGTAGTATAAATCCGGTACCATTTAACATGAATCAATATAATTAACCACGGAGGTCACGGGGGTTTATCTTTTAAGTTTTATCCCGTGTTCTCTGTGCTCTCCGTGGTGAAAATATACTCTTTTTTTATACCCATGTTCCTACAGTCTTCACTCATACCATAAACCTTGGGCCGTAAATAATCCCTTCTCCTTGATTTTTGAAAAATTAAAGTTTAGTGTAGACCAGATTTACAGGTCTGATGAAGATTATCCGGTAACCACGCCCGGAGGATTAAGATAAAAATGCTTCGGGTATAATCTAAAAAGGAGGCAACATAATGAAACTCAAAGGAAAAACAGCACTTGTAACAGGAGGAGGCTCCGGTATCGGGACAGCCATAGCCAGTGGATTAATCAAAGAGGGCGCAAAGGTCTGCATTACAGGAAGGAGCAGGGATAAGCTTGAAAAGGTGGCAGCAGGGTTCCCAAAGGACCAGATTGCTGTATGCGCGGGGAGTGTAACCAGCCTTGATGATATCCAGAAGATGATGGATGTAACCATAAAATTAGGCGGAAGGATAGATGTGCTGGTAAATAACGCAGGTATTGATCCGGGCGGAACAGTAGTGGACCTAGATCCAAAACTGTGGCAGGATGTAATGGATACAAACCTGACAGGCCCATTTTTGACCATGAAAAAGGTTATCCCGCACATGATAGCTAATGGCGGCGGCTCCATAATAAACATTGCATCCCTTGGCGGCACTGTTGCCCTGCCCGGAATGGCCCCATACTGCACTACAAAGGCCGGCCTTATCATGCTTACCAAACAGGTTGCCCTTGATTACGGCCCGCAAAAGATCAGGGTAAATGTTGTATGCCCGGGCGCAACCAGGACTAAGATGCTGGAAGACTCTCTCCAGGGGCTTGCAAATGCCATGAACACCGATCTGGACGGAGCATTTGCAGTTATGTCAAAACCACTTCCCTTAAGAAGGGTGGCAAAACCCGAGGAGATGTGCGGTATTTGCAACTTCCTGGCAGGCGATGAGTCATCATTTATGACAGCCGCAACAATACTGGTTGATGGTGGCGCATCTGTTGTTGATGTCTCCGGCGCAGCCTTAAGTAATGTCGGGGTTAACTGGGGGGCATAATATGTTGTTCTTGAAAGTCGGTAAATAAAAAATCCGATCCCGTAATTACTGCAGAGACAAGGCATGCCTTGTCTCTGCATGCTAAATATATTAATTTCTCAGATTTTTATAAAGTCATTTTAGCGTCAAAAACTGCATAATGGAGGCAATATTATTAATTTTTAGTCCCTAAGTGTTATTATTGGCCAATAATGCTTCCTTGCTTGACAAATAGCTGCTACAACAATATTATCTCTTTCAAACATTTTTTGTCCAACAAATGGGTTAGAGATACTGAAATCTCGTAATCCTAAGAAGGTAATGTTAATAAACTTTTTATTGGAGGAATCAGGCATGAAATTACGTAGAATATTAATCACTGCCGCCTGCCTCGGACTGTTTGCAAGCATAAACATTCCGTCAGGCGCAATGGCAGCAACCGAAAAGGAGCCCGTAATAACGGTGCTTAACCCATTGGGCACACCCCCGCCGATCGAAGTAAAACAGATGGCCCCGCGCCTGAAAACACTGGACGGCAAAACCATCTACTTTATCAATACCGGCTTTCCAAATTCCGGTCGTCTTCTGGAAGAGATGAGCAAATGGTTCAAGGCCAACTATCCTAACGCTAACATGGTGATTGCTCGCGCAGGGATGGACAACATTCCTCCGAACGTGATGACTGAGATCGGAGAAAAAGCAGACGCCGTGATCCTCGGGGTGGGGCATTGAAGTGTCTGCGCTCCCGGGGCAGTTCGCCTCGCAATTGATCTGGAATCCAAATTAAAAAAACCTTCAGTGCCTGTACTCCTGAGCGAATTCGCTCCACAGGAAGTAGAGGTAGCCTATAATTACGGCATGCCGGGAATCCGAATTCAGTATATCCCCGGTCCGGTCTGGGGAAAAGACAATGCGCAGCTCCAGGCTCAGATTATTAATGGTAATAATCCCCTTTCCGGTAATAATGTAATGAAGGAGATTGTGGAAAAATTTACAAAATCTCTTTCCGATAAGGAAAAGGACCCCG from Desulfatiglans sp. encodes:
- a CDS encoding SDR family oxidoreductase, yielding MKLKGKTALVTGGGSGIGTAIASGLIKEGAKVCITGRSRDKLEKVAAGFPKDQIAVCAGSVTSLDDIQKMMDVTIKLGGRIDVLVNNAGIDPGGTVVDLDPKLWQDVMDTNLTGPFLTMKKVIPHMIANGGGSIINIASLGGTVALPGMAPYCTTKAGLIMLTKQVALDYGPQKIRVNVVCPGATRTKMLEDSLQGLANAMNTDLDGAFAVMSKPLPLRRVAKPEEMCGICNFLAGDESSFMTAATILVDGGASVVDVSGAALSNVGVNWGA